DNA sequence from the bacterium genome:
TCGCCCAGGGCCAGGATCTCCTCGACCAGGAGCCGGTCGAAGACGATCTCCCCGGCGTTGTCGGCCAGGTAGAGGACCGAGCCGGCCCGGCCGAGGGCCTCGCGGAAGGCGTCGTACTCGAAGGTCCCGAACCCGGCCCGGAGGGCCCGTTCCAGTTCCGCGTTCAGGTCGTGTTCGGTCCCGGCCCCGTAGTCGATGATGTTGGCGGCGATGGCGAAACCGACCGCGGCCCGCAGGGGGTCGCCGGACCGGGCGATCCGCTCCTTCAGCTCGGGGTAGAGGGCCAGCGCTTCCCGGTTGGCCTGGCGCTTGATCTCGCGGTAAGGGTCCTTCCCCACCCGTTCCCGGATCAGGGCGTAGAGTTCGCGCCCGAGCGCGGGCGGGGGATCGGCGGGAGTAAAGTTTCCCAGGCGGCGGGAGAACTCCAAAAGGATCTCCCCCTGCAGCGCCTCGTCGGCCCCGGCCAGGCGCAGCGCCCGCAGCGCCTGCCGGAAGAAGCAGGGAATGCAGTCGAGGTAGGTGTGTACGGTCCGGGCCCGGGCCTTCATCCTCCCCCCTCCCCCCTTCGCGGCAGGGTCAGCGTCAGGCCCGCGCGGAGCCGGACGAAGTTTCCAGCCAGGACCCGGTCCAGCTCGGCCAGGGCCCGGTCGCCGGTGCAGTGCCCGGCGGCGACGGTGTCCGGGGCCAGCGCCGCGATTTCGGCGACGGCGGCCGCGACGGACGACGCCGGGGCCGAGCAGAGGTGGAAGCCGCCGGCCAGGGCGGCGATCCGGCGGCCGGGGAAGAG
Encoded proteins:
- a CDS encoding ARMT1-like domain-containing protein, which gives rise to MKARARTVHTYLDCIPCFFRQALRALRLAGADEALQGEILLEFSRRLGNFTPADPPPALGRELYALIRERVGKDPYREIKRQANREALALYPELKERIARSGDPLRAAVGFAIAANIIDYGAGTEHDLNAELERALRAGFGTFEYDAFREALGRAGSVLYLADNAGEIVFDRLLVEEILALGDHDLTLAVRGAAVINDATRDDARQAGLEEVCRVIDNGDDSPGTMLERCSDELRRRFADADLVVSKGQGNLESLWGARQAGLFFLFKVKCAAVERNLGLDRGETVLLRNPPPA